A single Agrococcus sp. ARC_14 DNA region contains:
- a CDS encoding MerR family transcriptional regulator yields MRDGTGELGGTSGRDSGLLFTDGLPQEDDSVGYKGAIAADAAGITYRQLDYWARTGLVEPTVRPAKGSGSQRLYSFRDILVLKLVKRLLDTGISLQQIRIAIVQLHEAGIRDLTQTTLMSDGASVYLCTSNDEVIDLLGRGQGVFGIAVGKVLREVETQLIELEVTPVDQQPVDELAARRARRSRTA; encoded by the coding sequence ATGCGCGACGGCACTGGAGAACTGGGCGGCACGAGCGGCCGCGATTCCGGTCTCCTGTTCACCGACGGCCTCCCGCAGGAGGACGACTCGGTCGGCTACAAGGGCGCCATCGCCGCCGACGCCGCAGGCATCACCTACCGCCAGCTCGACTACTGGGCGCGCACCGGGCTCGTCGAGCCGACGGTCCGCCCCGCGAAGGGCTCCGGCAGCCAGCGCCTCTACTCGTTCCGAGACATCCTCGTGCTGAAGCTCGTCAAGCGCCTGCTCGACACCGGCATCTCGCTGCAGCAGATCCGCATCGCGATCGTGCAGCTGCACGAGGCCGGCATCCGCGATCTCACCCAGACCACGCTGATGTCCGACGGCGCCAGCGTCTACCTCTGCACCTCGAACGACGAGGTCATCGACCTGCTCGGCCGCGGCCAGGGCGTGTTCGGCATCGCGGTCGGCAAGGTGCTGCGCGAGGTCGAGACCCAGCTGATCGAGCTCGAGGTCACGCCCGTCGACCAGCAGCCCGTCGACGAGCTCGCCGCTCGCCGTGCGCGCAGGAGCCGCACCGCCTGA
- a CDS encoding AzlD domain-containing protein — protein sequence MTLWHLVLLASIAVLAIKLVGYAVPQRLFERPRPRRVLELLTVSLLAGLVAVQTLGGGEGLLLDARIPAVLVAAGLFAVRAPFIVAVIAAAAVAALLRQFAGFA from the coding sequence GTGACCCTCTGGCACCTCGTCCTGCTGGCATCCATCGCGGTGCTCGCCATCAAGCTCGTCGGCTACGCCGTGCCGCAGCGGCTGTTCGAGCGCCCGCGCCCGCGGCGCGTGCTCGAGCTGCTCACCGTCTCGCTGCTCGCGGGGCTCGTCGCCGTGCAGACGCTCGGGGGCGGCGAGGGGCTCCTGCTCGACGCGCGCATCCCTGCGGTGCTCGTCGCAGCCGGCCTGTTCGCGGTCCGCGCTCCCTTCATCGTGGCGGTGATCGCGGCCGCTGCGGTGGCCGCGCTGCTGCGTCAGTTCGCCGGCTTCGCGTGA
- a CDS encoding ParA family protein → MHVLSISSLKGGVGKTTVTLGLASAAFAKGLRTLVVDLDPQSDASTGMDIEIEGRLNIADVLANPKDKIVQQAISPSGWTQGHGGTIDVLIGSPSAINFDGPHPTIKDIWKLETALTTVENDYDLVLVDCAPSLNALTRTAWAASDRVMVVTEPGLFSVAAADRALRAIEEIRRGLSPRLQPLGIVVNRARPQSLEHQYRIQELKDMFGPLVLDTVLPERTSMQQAQGAARPLHVWPGEGAQEMALQFDELLQTVLTSAGRAGDEAASGRKVPAPTAAVDATAAAELEEAAAAEAEAEAGDEGDSSKS, encoded by the coding sequence GTGCACGTACTCTCGATCAGCTCACTCAAGGGCGGCGTCGGCAAGACCACAGTGACGCTCGGTCTGGCCTCCGCCGCGTTCGCGAAGGGCCTCCGTACCCTCGTCGTCGACCTCGACCCGCAGTCCGACGCCTCCACCGGCATGGACATCGAGATCGAGGGCCGGCTCAACATCGCCGATGTGCTCGCGAACCCGAAGGACAAGATCGTCCAGCAGGCGATCTCCCCGTCCGGTTGGACGCAGGGCCACGGCGGCACGATCGACGTGCTCATCGGCAGCCCCTCCGCGATCAACTTCGACGGTCCGCATCCGACCATCAAGGACATCTGGAAGCTCGAGACGGCGCTCACGACCGTCGAGAACGACTACGACCTGGTGCTGGTCGACTGCGCGCCCTCGCTCAACGCGCTGACGCGCACGGCGTGGGCGGCATCCGACCGCGTGATGGTCGTGACGGAGCCGGGGCTGTTCTCGGTCGCGGCCGCCGACCGCGCGCTGCGCGCGATCGAGGAGATCCGCCGCGGACTCAGCCCCCGCCTGCAGCCGCTCGGCATCGTGGTGAACCGGGCCCGGCCGCAGTCGCTCGAGCACCAGTACCGCATCCAGGAGCTCAAGGACATGTTCGGCCCGCTCGTGCTCGACACGGTGCTGCCGGAGCGCACCTCGATGCAGCAGGCGCAGGGCGCTGCCCGGCCGCTGCACGTGTGGCCCGGCGAGGGCGCGCAGGAGATGGCGCTGCAGTTCGACGAGCTGCTGCAGACCGTGCTGACCTCTGCAGGACGCGCCGGCGACGAGGCCGCATCCGGCCGCAAGGTGCCTGCGCCGACCGCAGCGGTCGACGCGACGGCCGCCGCTGAGCTCGAGGAGGCCGCAGCCGCCGAGGCCGAGGCTGAGGCGGGCGACGAGGGCGACTCCAGCAAGTCCTAG
- a CDS encoding M23 family metallopeptidase has translation MVVRPLRLSLPFTGAWRTELSPASRVPSHGTHTFGLTYAVDFVGIDARGRSAPRTLRSFVAVEPPERFQGFGRPILAPVSGVVVEVHDGEADVGGRRSPVTLVPFALTQASRLRRGIDAVAGNRVVIAMEASGPASGPFVSLLHLRRGSLRVRSGDRVEVGEQLAECGGSGNSTEPHLHLHATDSLDWPNASGLPIELSGYRQLADGALVDRGMPRSGERIASL, from the coding sequence GTGGTCGTGCGACCGCTGCGGCTCTCGCTCCCGTTCACCGGTGCGTGGCGCACCGAGCTGAGCCCGGCGAGCCGCGTGCCGAGCCACGGCACGCACACGTTCGGCCTCACGTACGCCGTCGACTTCGTCGGCATCGACGCTCGCGGCCGCTCTGCGCCCCGCACCCTGCGCTCGTTCGTCGCCGTCGAGCCGCCGGAGCGCTTCCAGGGCTTCGGCAGACCCATCCTCGCTCCGGTCTCCGGCGTCGTCGTCGAGGTGCATGATGGCGAAGCGGATGTGGGCGGTCGCCGCTCGCCGGTGACGCTCGTGCCGTTCGCGCTCACGCAGGCGAGCAGGCTGCGGCGAGGCATCGACGCAGTCGCCGGCAATCGCGTCGTGATCGCGATGGAGGCGTCCGGCCCGGCGTCCGGCCCGTTCGTGTCGCTGCTGCACCTGCGGCGCGGATCGCTGCGCGTCCGGTCGGGCGACCGAGTCGAGGTGGGGGAGCAGCTCGCTGAGTGCGGTGGCTCCGGCAACTCCACGGAGCCGCACCTGCACCTGCATGCCACCGACTCGCTCGACTGGCCGAACGCATCCGGTCTGCCGATCGAGCTCAGCGGCTACCGGCAGCTCGCCGACGGCGCCCTCGTGGATCGCGGCATGCCGCGCTCGGGCGAGCGCATCGCCTCGCTCTGA
- a CDS encoding AzlC family ABC transporter permease: MQRDAVGRAWREGISVAVATSAYGLSFGALSIASGLDLWQTMVLSALMFSGGSQFAFIGVIASGGGFAGVASAAMLGLRNGLYGMSMRRVLQPRLAMVPLTAHVTIDESTAVALAQTEPRAQRVGFWVTGVGIYLGWNLATFAGAMLGDLLGDPKQWGLDAAAAAAFVGLLWPRLKARQAIAVAAASAVLAAALLPVLAAGMPVIVAAVVGIVVGLTNWFGPRHESRLPDPGGPAHREGQHS, encoded by the coding sequence GTGCAGAGGGATGCGGTGGGTCGCGCCTGGCGGGAGGGCATCTCCGTCGCCGTGGCGACGAGCGCGTACGGGCTCTCCTTCGGCGCGCTCTCGATCGCGAGCGGCCTCGACCTCTGGCAGACGATGGTGCTGAGCGCGCTGATGTTCTCCGGCGGCTCGCAGTTCGCGTTCATCGGGGTCATCGCCTCCGGCGGCGGCTTCGCCGGCGTCGCGAGCGCTGCGATGCTCGGCCTGCGCAACGGCCTCTACGGCATGAGCATGCGCCGCGTGCTGCAGCCCAGGCTCGCGATGGTGCCGCTCACCGCGCACGTGACGATCGACGAGTCGACAGCGGTCGCGCTCGCGCAGACGGAGCCCAGGGCGCAGCGCGTCGGCTTCTGGGTCACGGGCGTCGGCATCTACCTGGGCTGGAACCTCGCGACCTTCGCCGGTGCGATGCTCGGCGACCTGCTGGGGGATCCGAAGCAGTGGGGGCTGGATGCGGCTGCCGCGGCAGCGTTCGTCGGCCTGCTGTGGCCGCGGCTCAAGGCCCGCCAGGCGATCGCCGTCGCGGCGGCGAGCGCGGTGCTCGCCGCCGCGCTGCTGCCGGTGCTGGCCGCGGGCATGCCCGTCATCGTCGCCGCGGTCGTCGGCATCGTCGTGGGCCTCACCAACTGGTTCGGCCCGCGCCATGAGTCGCGCCTGCCTGACCCCGGCGGCCCCGCTCACCGGGAAGGACAGCACTCGTGA
- a CDS encoding DNA-3-methyladenine glycosylase I, with amino-acid sequence MQLSVGDDGLARPAWAASDPMLRDYYDREWGMPVRDETGLFERLSLEAFQSGLSWATILRKRPAFREAFAGFEADAVARLDEDDKARLMADAGIVRNRRKIDATIQNARATVALREAEGLPALIWSFQPDVTPLPASHADVPTQSRESIALSKELKRRGFAHVGPTTMFALMEAVGIVDTHLLGSHRRGSSGVWAADGSRVADAGGVSG; translated from the coding sequence ATGCAGCTCTCAGTCGGCGACGACGGCCTCGCACGCCCCGCATGGGCCGCGAGCGACCCGATGCTGCGCGACTACTACGACCGCGAGTGGGGCATGCCCGTGCGGGACGAGACGGGGCTGTTCGAGCGGCTCTCGCTCGAGGCATTCCAGTCGGGGCTGTCGTGGGCCACGATCCTGCGCAAGCGCCCGGCGTTCCGCGAGGCCTTCGCGGGGTTCGAGGCGGATGCGGTGGCTCGCCTCGACGAGGACGACAAGGCCAGGCTGATGGCCGACGCGGGCATCGTGCGCAACCGGCGCAAGATCGACGCCACCATCCAGAACGCCCGCGCCACCGTCGCGCTGCGTGAGGCAGAGGGACTGCCGGCGCTCATCTGGTCGTTCCAGCCCGATGTCACGCCGCTGCCTGCGAGCCATGCCGACGTGCCGACGCAGTCGCGGGAGTCGATCGCGCTCTCGAAGGAGCTGAAGCGCCGCGGCTTCGCGCACGTCGGGCCGACGACGATGTTCGCGCTCATGGAGGCGGTCGGCATCGTCGACACGCACCTGCTGGGCTCGCATCGTCGCGGCTCGAGCGGCGTGTGGGCTGCCGACGGCAGCAGGGTGGCCGATGCAGGAGGAGTGAGCGGATGA
- a CDS encoding FHA domain-containing protein, whose product MTEHDAVGDSTQSWGDDYRAQLAAMIEGTSAEDRDAVASLPSGSAILVVRRGPNVGARFLLDQDSTIAGRHPDADIFLDDVTVSRRHAEFARSGTAFELRDLGSLNGTYHNGERVDSVALRDGAEVQVGKFRLTFYRSRLDLEPRA is encoded by the coding sequence ATGACCGAGCACGACGCCGTCGGCGACAGCACGCAGTCGTGGGGTGACGACTACCGCGCGCAGCTCGCCGCGATGATCGAGGGCACCTCGGCCGAAGACCGCGATGCGGTCGCCTCGCTGCCGTCGGGCTCTGCCATCCTCGTCGTCCGGCGCGGTCCGAACGTGGGCGCGCGCTTCCTGCTCGACCAGGACTCCACGATCGCCGGCCGCCACCCCGACGCCGACATCTTCCTCGATGACGTCACCGTCTCCCGCCGGCACGCGGAGTTCGCGCGCAGCGGCACCGCGTTCGAGCTGCGCGACCTCGGCTCGCTCAACGGCACGTACCACAACGGTGAGCGCGTGGACTCGGTTGCGCTGCGCGACGGCGCAGAGGTGCAGGTGGGCAAGTTCCGCCTCACCTTCTACCGCTCCCGTCTCGACCTCGAGCCCCGGGCGTGA
- a CDS encoding LLM class flavin-dependent oxidoreductase: MRLSVLDLAPINPGETAGQSLAGSVDLAQAAERLGFARVWYAEHHNMATIASSATSVLIAHVAAHTKTIRLGAGGVMLPNHSPLVIAEQFGTLAELHPGRIDLGLGRAPGTDQRTWAALRRDIRASEQFPQDVVELRGYLAGESVVPGIKAVPGHGTKVPLTILGSSLFGAQLAAALGLPYAFASHFAPDALHQAVAVYRERFEPSEQLAEPFVIAGINAVVAETREQAMTMQRAVIRSRVRGILLRDSPIAQNVGDDELDALANSPQAAPVMKMVQNTALGTGEEAVATLRRFQIEADADELIMAVHGETAERVRALELLEGAGALAVSA; this comes from the coding sequence GTGCGTCTCTCTGTGCTGGATCTTGCCCCTATCAATCCCGGAGAGACGGCGGGCCAGAGCCTCGCGGGCTCCGTCGACCTGGCGCAGGCCGCAGAGCGGCTCGGCTTCGCTCGCGTCTGGTACGCCGAGCATCACAACATGGCGACCATCGCCTCCAGCGCCACGAGCGTGCTCATCGCACACGTCGCCGCGCACACGAAGACCATTCGGCTCGGTGCCGGCGGCGTCATGCTGCCCAACCACTCGCCGCTCGTGATCGCCGAGCAGTTCGGCACGCTCGCCGAGCTGCACCCGGGCCGCATCGATCTCGGGCTCGGCCGCGCCCCCGGCACCGACCAGCGCACCTGGGCGGCCCTGCGCCGCGACATCCGCGCCTCGGAGCAGTTCCCGCAGGACGTGGTGGAGCTGCGCGGCTACCTGGCCGGCGAGTCGGTCGTGCCGGGCATCAAGGCGGTGCCGGGGCACGGCACGAAGGTGCCGCTGACGATCCTGGGCTCCTCGCTCTTCGGCGCGCAGCTCGCCGCCGCGCTCGGCCTGCCCTACGCCTTCGCCTCGCACTTCGCGCCCGACGCCCTGCATCAGGCGGTCGCGGTCTACCGCGAGCGGTTCGAGCCGAGCGAGCAGCTCGCAGAGCCCTTCGTGATCGCAGGCATCAACGCCGTCGTCGCCGAGACCCGCGAGCAGGCGATGACGATGCAGCGCGCCGTCATCCGCTCCCGAGTGCGCGGCATCCTGCTGCGCGACAGCCCGATCGCGCAGAACGTCGGCGACGACGAGCTCGACGCGCTCGCCAACAGCCCGCAGGCCGCACCCGTCATGAAGATGGTGCAGAACACGGCGCTCGGCACCGGCGAGGAGGCCGTTGCGACGCTGCGCCGCTTCCAGATCGAGGCCGATGCCGACGAGCTCATCATGGCCGTGCACGGCGAGACGGCCGAGCGCGTGCGCGCGCTCGAGCTGCTCGAGGGTGCTGGCGCGCTGGCCGTCAGCGCGTGA
- a CDS encoding MerR family transcriptional regulator — protein sequence MSAQAARKPAGLLSIGQVLAKLGPEFPDLSPSKLRFLEDQGLISPQRTASGYRKFDTADLERLRYILTLQRDHYLPLKVILGHLDDIDAGRTPQIPGANVRVEAPSILGAERRLSRAELQAETGASKQLLADAISAQLVPGSEPFGESAVQSLKALVELQRFGIEPRHLRGMRQSAQREAALIESALKPMRGRRETGSQAKAAEAARDLASQIQSVRELLTRDALGA from the coding sequence GTGAGCGCGCAAGCCGCGAGGAAGCCGGCAGGGCTCCTCTCGATCGGCCAGGTGCTGGCGAAGCTCGGACCAGAGTTCCCGGACCTGTCGCCGTCGAAGCTGCGCTTCCTCGAGGATCAGGGCCTCATCTCACCGCAGCGCACCGCGAGCGGCTACCGCAAGTTCGACACCGCTGACCTTGAGCGGCTCCGCTACATCCTCACGCTGCAGCGTGACCACTACCTGCCGCTCAAGGTCATCCTCGGCCATCTCGACGACATCGACGCGGGCCGCACGCCGCAGATCCCCGGCGCCAACGTGCGCGTCGAGGCGCCGTCGATCCTCGGCGCAGAGCGCAGGCTCTCGCGCGCAGAGCTGCAGGCCGAGACCGGCGCCTCCAAGCAGCTGCTCGCCGATGCGATCTCCGCGCAGCTCGTGCCCGGCAGCGAGCCGTTCGGCGAGTCGGCCGTGCAGTCGCTCAAGGCGCTTGTAGAGCTGCAGCGCTTCGGCATCGAGCCGCGTCACCTGCGCGGCATGCGCCAGTCCGCGCAGCGTGAGGCGGCGCTCATCGAGTCGGCGCTCAAGCCCATGCGCGGCCGCCGTGAGACCGGGAGCCAGGCGAAGGCGGCAGAGGCCGCACGCGATCTCGCGAGCCAGATCCAGTCGGTTCGCGAGCTGCTCACGCGCGACGCGCTCGGCGCCTGA
- a CDS encoding acetyl-CoA C-acyltransferase has protein sequence MPETIIAGYARTPFAKFLGQLAQTPSTELGAHAAKHALEKAGVAPAEVDAVVVGQVLQATVGQNPPRQTAVGAGIPMTVPALGVNAVCLSGTEAIVAGHRMIQLGEADVVVAVGQESMTLAPHAAPMRAGSKFGDLGLTDTMQFDGLTDAFDRVAMGESTDGYNATYEVTREQQDQLAAASHARLVRAQGDGTLDGEIVPIEAKAGRKTVTVAADDGVRAETTAESLAGLRPAFTKDGTVTAGNASQITDGAAAVVLVSDAYAAEHGIVGLAKILATGFVAGEDVSLHSQPADAIEQALERAGLATSELQAVEINEAFAAVGVASTRQLGVDPEIVNANGGAIAMGHPIGASGLRIVGHLARRLQQLGSGSIGASGICGGGGQGSAIVLEAI, from the coding sequence ATGCCCGAGACGATCATCGCCGGCTACGCCCGCACGCCGTTCGCCAAGTTCCTCGGCCAGCTGGCGCAGACGCCCTCGACCGAGCTCGGCGCGCACGCCGCGAAGCACGCGCTCGAGAAGGCCGGGGTCGCGCCAGCAGAGGTCGACGCCGTGGTCGTCGGCCAGGTGCTGCAGGCCACGGTCGGCCAGAACCCGCCGCGACAGACCGCGGTCGGCGCAGGCATCCCGATGACGGTGCCGGCGCTGGGCGTCAACGCCGTCTGCCTCTCCGGCACCGAGGCGATCGTCGCCGGCCACCGCATGATCCAGCTCGGCGAGGCCGACGTGGTCGTGGCGGTCGGCCAGGAGTCCATGACGCTCGCGCCGCACGCCGCGCCCATGCGCGCCGGCAGCAAGTTCGGCGACCTGGGACTGACCGACACGATGCAGTTCGACGGGCTGACGGATGCGTTCGACCGTGTCGCGATGGGCGAGTCGACCGACGGCTACAACGCGACGTACGAGGTGACGCGCGAGCAGCAGGACCAGCTCGCCGCCGCGTCGCACGCGCGCCTCGTGCGCGCCCAGGGTGACGGCACCCTCGACGGCGAGATCGTGCCGATCGAGGCCAAGGCCGGCCGCAAGACCGTGACGGTCGCGGCCGACGACGGCGTGCGCGCCGAGACGACGGCGGAGTCGCTCGCGGGCCTCCGCCCCGCGTTCACGAAGGACGGCACGGTCACCGCAGGCAACGCATCCCAGATTACCGACGGCGCCGCCGCTGTCGTGCTCGTCTCGGACGCCTATGCCGCCGAGCACGGCATCGTCGGCCTCGCGAAGATCCTGGCGACCGGCTTCGTCGCGGGCGAGGACGTCTCGTTGCACTCGCAGCCGGCGGACGCCATCGAGCAGGCGCTCGAGCGCGCAGGCCTCGCGACGAGCGAGCTGCAGGCTGTCGAGATCAACGAGGCCTTCGCCGCCGTCGGCGTGGCCTCGACGCGCCAGCTGGGCGTCGACCCCGAGATCGTGAACGCGAACGGCGGCGCGATCGCCATGGGCCACCCGATCGGTGCCTCCGGCCTGCGCATCGTCGGCCACCTCGCGCGCCGCCTGCAGCAGCTGGGGTCCGGCTCGATCGGCGCCAGCGGCATCTGCGGCGGCGGTGGCCAGGGCTCGGCGATCGTGCTCGAGGCGATCTGA
- a CDS encoding gamma-glutamyl-gamma-aminobutyrate hydrolase family protein (Members of this family of hydrolases with an active site Cys residue belong to MEROPS family C26.), translating into MTRQILIVQSRPEDEVADAELEAMLRFGALDAARIRRVRLDREQPSVDLRDVDGILVGGGPANFSDEHGRPPTHAATVAWLTALARDVIRDDVPYLGACLGLGALVHALGGRMVRGIAESVAPVELSLVGHDWLTDGLPRAFTAFGGHKEGIAEAPEGATTLAVSATCVHMMRVGEHVVGTQFHPELDADGLEQRIRVYRDHGYFSPEEVDDLVAAGRAAHVTHPQTVLARFAERYGLTR; encoded by the coding sequence ATGACGAGGCAGATCCTGATCGTGCAGTCACGGCCTGAGGACGAGGTCGCCGACGCCGAGCTCGAGGCGATGCTGCGCTTCGGCGCCCTCGATGCCGCCCGCATCCGCCGCGTGCGCCTCGACCGCGAGCAGCCCTCCGTCGACCTGCGCGACGTCGACGGCATCCTCGTGGGTGGCGGTCCCGCGAACTTCAGCGACGAGCATGGCCGCCCGCCGACGCACGCCGCGACCGTCGCCTGGCTCACCGCGCTGGCGCGCGACGTCATCCGTGACGACGTGCCCTATCTGGGTGCGTGCCTGGGGCTCGGTGCGCTCGTGCACGCGCTCGGCGGCCGCATGGTGCGCGGGATCGCCGAGTCGGTCGCGCCCGTCGAGCTCAGCCTGGTCGGCCACGACTGGCTCACCGACGGACTCCCCCGCGCATTCACCGCGTTCGGCGGCCACAAGGAGGGCATCGCCGAGGCTCCGGAGGGTGCGACGACGCTCGCCGTCTCGGCCACCTGCGTGCACATGATGCGCGTCGGCGAGCACGTCGTCGGCACCCAGTTCCATCCGGAGCTCGACGCCGACGGCCTCGAGCAGCGCATCCGCGTCTACCGCGATCACGGCTACTTCTCGCCCGAGGAGGTCGACGACCTCGTGGCAGCCGGACGCGCGGCGCACGTCACGCATCCGCAGACCGTCCTCGCCCGGTTCGCCGAGCGCTACGGCCTCACGCGCTGA
- a CDS encoding HNH endonuclease signature motif containing protein: MTRIEQAAAAVLAARAMFADADALARAPRDEIVELLARTAELARIVDAQRVRLAGAIAERSSGPAEEALCRRLGQRSAKETVASAFGLRAGEAQALLALAAATSAAIGLTGGDIAVKYPRVAAALDDGDISLGQARAIVQHLEPAAPRADLDQLGWAEDQLVTAATDPDWPLGPELLITQARAYVAVLDPDGVLPNAERQRAMRSLRLRRRADGMWLLEMLCTPESGSAIKTLLDAYTSPRVTVAFRDDGVDDTGGDAGDGRHPDANGQPEAEDLGIVDDRTPEQKRHDVLLALVQAHAASGEAPVAGGEPPTLLFTGTIEAYDAYLHGLEHPDRSLTVQHTGSLVPVETIDRLLCHAFVQKVVLDEHGHPLQLGRAERLFSRAQKRALAARDGGCATPDCGMPVAWTEAHHVQPWEHGGRTDVDNGILLCSHCHHEVHAGRLRILHASDRPGHWRVVPELRPADRYARAGRTGPSLASATVSSRVGGPTGTLAAAAGTTLAVTLPDRHPSLPDPYHRLSDPHHRLSDPRPTPAVRPPRRRARGVEARLQHRVRARREPARRMASIDLLPMPRIVLRR; encoded by the coding sequence GTGACGAGGATCGAGCAGGCAGCAGCAGCGGTGCTGGCCGCGCGCGCCATGTTCGCCGACGCCGACGCGCTCGCTCGTGCTCCGCGCGATGAGATCGTCGAGCTGCTGGCGCGCACGGCCGAGCTGGCTCGCATCGTGGATGCGCAGCGGGTGCGGCTGGCTGGTGCGATCGCCGAGCGATCATCGGGGCCGGCCGAAGAGGCGCTGTGCCGGCGGCTCGGGCAGCGCAGCGCGAAGGAGACGGTCGCGAGCGCCTTCGGCCTCCGTGCTGGCGAGGCGCAGGCGCTGCTGGCGCTTGCCGCTGCCACGAGCGCGGCGATCGGTCTCACGGGCGGTGACATCGCCGTGAAGTATCCGCGGGTCGCCGCGGCGCTCGATGACGGCGACATCTCGCTCGGGCAGGCCCGCGCGATCGTGCAGCACCTCGAGCCGGCGGCGCCGCGCGCCGATCTCGACCAGCTCGGCTGGGCCGAAGACCAGCTGGTGACCGCGGCGACCGACCCTGACTGGCCGCTCGGGCCCGAGCTGTTGATCACGCAGGCACGCGCCTACGTGGCTGTGCTGGATCCCGATGGGGTGCTGCCGAACGCCGAGCGGCAGCGGGCGATGCGGTCGCTGCGACTGCGGCGGCGTGCAGACGGGATGTGGCTGCTCGAGATGCTCTGCACGCCCGAATCGGGCTCCGCGATCAAGACCCTGCTGGATGCGTACACCTCGCCGCGCGTGACGGTCGCGTTCCGCGACGACGGCGTCGATGACACCGGTGGCGATGCCGGTGACGGCCGCCACCCGGATGCGAACGGCCAGCCTGAGGCCGAGGATCTCGGCATCGTCGACGACCGCACACCCGAGCAGAAGCGGCACGACGTGCTCCTCGCCCTCGTGCAGGCGCACGCCGCCTCCGGCGAGGCACCCGTCGCAGGCGGCGAGCCGCCCACGCTCCTGTTCACCGGCACGATCGAGGCGTACGACGCCTACCTGCACGGCCTCGAGCATCCCGACCGGTCCCTCACCGTCCAGCACACCGGCAGCCTGGTGCCGGTCGAGACGATCGACCGACTGCTGTGCCACGCGTTCGTGCAGAAGGTGGTGCTCGACGAGCACGGCCACCCGCTGCAGCTGGGCCGTGCCGAACGGCTCTTCAGCCGTGCTCAGAAGCGCGCCCTCGCCGCCCGCGACGGCGGCTGTGCCACGCCCGACTGCGGCATGCCGGTCGCCTGGACCGAGGCGCACCACGTGCAGCCGTGGGAGCACGGCGGCCGCACCGACGTCGACAACGGCATCCTGCTCTGCAGCCACTGCCACCACGAGGTCCACGCCGGACGCCTGCGCATCCTCCACGCCAGCGACAGGCCCGGCCACTGGCGCGTGGTGCCAGAGCTGCGACCCGCCGACCGCTACGCGAGGGCAGGCCGCACCGGTCCGAGTCTCGCGTCCGCCACGGTGTCGTCCAGGGTCGGCGGGCCGACCGGCACCCTCGCCGCGGCCGCGGGCACGACGCTCGCCGTCACGCTGCCCGATCGGCATCCCTCGCTGCCCGATCCGTACCACAGGCTGTCCGATCCGCACCACAGGCTGTCCGATCCGCGTCCCACACCGGCAGTGCGGCCACCGCGCCGACGCGCTCGCGGCGTCGAAGCGCGGCTGCAGCACCGGGTTCGCGCACGACGCGAGCCCGCACGACGGATGGCGTCCATCGACCTGCTGCCGATGCCGCGCATCGTGCTGCGCAGATGA